A part of Caldicellulosiruptor owensensis OL genomic DNA contains:
- the hisC gene encoding histidinol-phosphate transaminase, translating to MFREVINTISPYIPGKPISEVKRELGLEKVIKLASNENPLGPSQNVKKALMQNLDELGIYPDGNCTELKLKLSKKLGVKPSQILIGAGSDEITQFIAAVFINPGDNAIMAKPSFPRYETVTKVMGGVPIELPLKDFTHDLQAFYDNINEKTKVIWICNPNNPTGTIVTRKELYEFIKSVPSHIAVVVDQAYKEYIDDPEYPDALEWLNEFGNLIVLQTFSKIYGLAALRVGYAIASEDIIEKLNRVRPPFNVNHLAQIAASVALDDEEHIKKAKELNKKSLEFFYKSFEQMGLPYIKSYGNFVMVDVKKDAVEVFKKLLLKGIIVRPGDIFEMPTYLRVTTGLESDNMGFIMALKEVL from the coding sequence TTGTTCAGAGAAGTAATTAATACAATTTCTCCCTATATCCCTGGCAAACCTATTTCAGAGGTAAAAAGAGAACTTGGCCTTGAAAAGGTAATAAAACTTGCTTCAAATGAAAATCCTTTGGGGCCATCACAAAATGTGAAAAAAGCTTTGATGCAAAACTTGGATGAACTTGGTATTTACCCGGACGGAAACTGTACAGAACTAAAACTCAAACTTTCAAAAAAGCTGGGTGTAAAACCATCACAAATACTTATTGGGGCAGGTTCTGACGAAATCACACAATTTATTGCTGCTGTATTCATAAATCCAGGTGACAATGCAATAATGGCAAAACCTTCTTTCCCCCGATATGAAACTGTCACAAAAGTGATGGGCGGTGTACCAATTGAACTTCCACTAAAAGATTTTACACATGATTTGCAAGCTTTCTACGACAATATAAATGAGAAAACAAAGGTAATATGGATTTGCAATCCAAACAATCCAACCGGTACAATTGTTACAAGAAAGGAGTTATACGAGTTTATAAAGTCAGTACCTTCACACATTGCAGTTGTTGTTGACCAAGCTTATAAAGAATACATTGATGACCCAGAATATCCAGACGCTTTAGAGTGGCTCAATGAATTTGGAAACCTTATTGTTCTTCAGACATTTTCAAAGATTTATGGTCTTGCCGCTTTAAGAGTTGGGTATGCGATAGCATCAGAGGATATAATTGAAAAATTAAACAGAGTAAGACCACCTTTTAATGTAAATCATCTGGCACAAATTGCAGCTTCTGTTGCCCTTGATGATGAAGAACATATAAAAAAGGCAAAAGAACTTAACAAAAAGTCTCTTGAATTTTTCTATAAAAGCTTTGAACAAATGGGGCTTCCCTATATAAAATCGTATGGAAATTTTGTAATGGTAGATGTAAAGAAAGATGCTGTTGAGGTATTTAAAAAGCTTCTTTTAAAAGGTATAATTGTAAGACCAGGCGATATATTTGAAATGCCAACATATTTAAGAGTTACAACAGGACTGGAGAGTGATAATATGGGATTTATAATGGCGTTAAAAGAAGTCCTCTAA
- a CDS encoding uroporphyrinogen decarboxylase family protein: protein MKNFIEKMEKIDVKKVITPELLKAKEDYEKATGKKLRWGHMTRGPATIATSLLGTTNLCMLLMDEPELMDEFFEILKEKLVEYIKNLRSYCEVEYNGIAINDDNCFLFSPKLYERYCAPILESLFKNFAPRKEDTRYQHSDSNMQHLIPILNELGVNSVNFGPEIHPATIRKLMPHALIYGQMPPFVLRNGSAEEIIEYVKRDMQVLKEDGNFIETPAGSVASGTPLENIKIYMWAVQEFGKI, encoded by the coding sequence GTGAAAAATTTTATAGAAAAGATGGAAAAGATTGATGTGAAAAAGGTGATTACTCCTGAACTTTTGAAGGCAAAAGAAGATTACGAAAAGGCGACAGGCAAGAAACTAAGATGGGGACATATGACAAGAGGACCTGCTACAATTGCAACAAGTTTATTAGGGACAACAAATCTTTGTATGTTGCTTATGGATGAACCAGAGCTAATGGATGAGTTTTTTGAGATATTAAAAGAAAAACTTGTGGAATATATAAAAAATTTGAGAAGTTATTGTGAAGTCGAATATAATGGTATTGCAATTAATGATGATAACTGTTTTTTGTTTTCGCCCAAGCTTTATGAAAGATACTGTGCACCTATTTTGGAGAGTTTGTTTAAAAACTTTGCACCGAGAAAAGAGGACACGCGTTATCAACATTCAGATAGCAATATGCAGCATCTTATTCCTATTTTAAATGAACTTGGAGTAAACAGCGTTAATTTTGGGCCTGAAATTCACCCTGCCACCATAAGAAAGCTTATGCCCCATGCATTGATTTATGGACAGATGCCGCCGTTTGTGTTGAGAAACGGAAGCGCAGAGGAGATTATTGAATATGTAAAAAGAGACATGCAAGTTTTAAAAGAGGATGGAAACTTTATTGAGACACCTGCAGGTTCTGTTGCTTCAGGTACTCCTCTTGAAAATATCAAAATATACATGTGGGCTGTTCAAGAATTTGGGAAAATATAG
- a CDS encoding ABC transporter substrate-binding protein codes for MKFVRKIAVVVALVFIITAVLGGVAPVSSQKVEGASKKVVTFTMFSADATVQYHPDIFSTAIGQEITKRTGVRLKIEHFVGMDQATKISLMLASGDLPDLVYGSGEHKQFIQNKALVPLDNYIEKYGQWTKKAYSSVDLKKLRQADGHIYFLSYTRGEVSPSASGEGLYVMIDMLQKNNWPRLKYWEDLVPMLRDYVKKYPKYKGMPVIGMSAITEGARFYVIQDPATGLNGLVADTVQVDPKTYKASYDPAGIGMYKAYKALNALWNEGLFDKEAFVQTYDQWAAKVAQGRVVTSWGRSWHFNNAFNTLRKNNEDDRILVPFGIVFKGVKKSRYVMLQSIGTRDGVSITKKCKDPVRAFQFLDQLLNPEIQKLMFWGIKGRDYLVDKKGKMYRTQAMIEKARDPVYQKQEGLGYWNIWPRWQLKFPDGNYVKPELDPDIAYMQWAPAQKKVLEAYKAKTFVEPPFADEPECPPWGYAWEINIPPEKQKEIQVPLNIANDLARKYIPMLIMAPRGKYDEVWNKYKAEVRAKINTKPIEEFYTQEMRQRMADWYGIKVK; via the coding sequence TTGAAATTTGTAAGAAAAATAGCAGTGGTGGTAGCGCTCGTTTTCATTATTACTGCAGTGCTGGGTGGTGTTGCACCTGTATCTTCCCAGAAGGTTGAAGGTGCATCAAAAAAAGTTGTAACATTTACAATGTTTAGTGCAGATGCAACAGTACAATATCATCCGGATATCTTTAGCACTGCTATTGGTCAGGAAATTACTAAAAGGACAGGTGTGAGACTTAAAATTGAACACTTTGTAGGAATGGACCAGGCAACGAAAATATCACTTATGCTTGCATCTGGGGATTTACCAGATCTTGTTTATGGTAGTGGTGAGCACAAACAGTTTATTCAAAACAAAGCATTAGTTCCTCTGGACAATTATATTGAAAAATACGGTCAGTGGACAAAGAAAGCTTATTCATCTGTTGATTTGAAAAAATTGCGTCAAGCAGATGGACACATCTACTTCTTGAGCTACACAAGAGGAGAAGTTTCACCAAGTGCAAGTGGTGAAGGTTTATACGTAATGATTGATATGTTACAAAAGAACAACTGGCCAAGATTAAAATACTGGGAAGATTTAGTGCCAATGTTAAGAGACTATGTAAAGAAATATCCAAAGTATAAAGGTATGCCTGTAATAGGTATGTCAGCAATAACAGAAGGCGCAAGATTTTATGTAATTCAGGATCCTGCAACAGGTCTTAATGGTTTAGTTGCAGACACTGTACAGGTTGATCCAAAAACATATAAAGCAAGTTATGATCCTGCAGGAATAGGAATGTATAAAGCATACAAAGCCTTAAATGCATTGTGGAATGAAGGTTTATTTGATAAAGAAGCTTTTGTTCAAACATATGACCAGTGGGCTGCAAAAGTAGCTCAGGGTAGAGTAGTAACAAGCTGGGGAAGGTCATGGCATTTTAACAATGCATTTAACACTTTGAGGAAGAACAATGAGGATGACAGAATTCTTGTTCCGTTTGGTATTGTCTTCAAGGGAGTTAAAAAGTCTAGATACGTAATGCTCCAGTCTATAGGAACAAGAGACGGTGTAAGTATTACAAAGAAGTGTAAAGATCCTGTAAGAGCATTCCAGTTCTTGGATCAATTATTGAACCCTGAGATTCAAAAACTTATGTTCTGGGGTATCAAAGGAAGAGATTATCTTGTTGATAAGAAAGGCAAGATGTACAGAACTCAAGCTATGATTGAAAAAGCAAGAGATCCTGTTTATCAAAAACAAGAAGGGCTTGGATACTGGAATATCTGGCCAAGATGGCAGCTCAAGTTCCCAGATGGCAACTATGTAAAGCCTGAACTTGATCCAGATATTGCTTATATGCAATGGGCACCTGCACAGAAAAAAGTTCTTGAAGCTTATAAGGCAAAGACATTTGTTGAACCACCGTTTGCAGATGAACCAGAATGTCCACCTTGGGGATATGCATGGGAGATTAACATTCCACCAGAAAAGCAAAAAGAAATACAGGTTCCACTCAATATTGCAAATGATCTTGCGAGAAAATATATACCAATGCTTATAATGGCTCCAAGAGGTAAATATGATGAGGTATGGAACAAGTACAAGGCAGAAGTTAGAGCAAAGATAAATACAAAGCCAATTGAAGAGTTCTATACGCAAGAAATGAGGCAGAGAATGGCTGATTGGTACGGAATCAAAGTGAAGTAA
- a CDS encoding ABC transporter permease, with amino-acid sequence MDAVYYNGSKKTFWQKVKEQKELVLMIFPFVLYVILFHYVPLWWWVIAFKEYRPFQGVWGSEWVGLQQFKDLFSDSGFWLAMRNTIVISFLKLITSFAAAITLALMLNEVKNMLFKRTIQTISYLPHFVSWVVAASIVISVLAPESGILNQILMALKIIKQPIVWMGEGHYFWWILALSNVWKETGWNAIVYLAAMTSIDPELYDAASVDGCGRLQKIRYVTLPGIAPTISMLLILNVGWLLNAGFEQVLLLRNPLVQDYSQILDTYVLDYGITMYRYSYATAAGMFKSVVSILLVLFANKIAAKLNASTVV; translated from the coding sequence TTGGACGCTGTATATTACAATGGGTCGAAAAAAACTTTTTGGCAGAAAGTAAAAGAACAAAAAGAATTAGTTTTAATGATATTCCCATTTGTACTGTATGTTATTCTGTTTCACTACGTACCTCTTTGGTGGTGGGTCATTGCATTTAAAGAGTACAGACCTTTCCAGGGTGTTTGGGGTTCAGAGTGGGTAGGTTTGCAACAGTTTAAAGATTTGTTTAGTGATTCTGGTTTTTGGCTTGCTATGAGAAATACAATTGTTATAAGCTTTTTAAAGCTTATAACATCCTTTGCGGCAGCTATTACACTTGCGCTGATGCTAAATGAGGTAAAAAATATGTTGTTTAAAAGAACTATACAAACGATATCGTATCTTCCTCACTTTGTTTCATGGGTTGTTGCAGCAAGCATAGTTATAAGTGTGCTTGCACCAGAGTCAGGTATACTCAACCAGATATTAATGGCACTCAAGATAATAAAACAGCCAATTGTTTGGATGGGAGAGGGACATTACTTTTGGTGGATATTAGCTCTTTCGAATGTTTGGAAGGAAACAGGATGGAATGCTATAGTATATTTGGCTGCAATGACAAGTATTGATCCAGAACTTTATGATGCTGCAAGTGTGGATGGATGCGGAAGACTACAAAAGATAAGGTATGTAACACTTCCAGGAATTGCACCAACAATTAGTATGCTTCTTATTCTCAATGTTGGTTGGCTTTTGAATGCTGGTTTTGAACAAGTTCTTTTGCTCAGAAACCCGCTTGTTCAAGATTATTCTCAAATTCTTGACACGTATGTTCTTGACTATGGTATTACAATGTACAGATATTCATATGCTACAGCTGCTGGTATGTTTAAGAGTGTTGTGAGTATTTTGCTTGTATTGTTTGCAAATAAGATTGCTGCAAAATTGAATGCATCTACTGTTGTATAG
- a CDS encoding carbohydrate ABC transporter permease has translation MLKKKTTEDIIVDLVVYISLIFVGIVTLYPFLNVLAISFNDALDTVRGGIYIWPRKWTLKNYEIIVSNPQIYNAALVSVARTVLGTVLGIICTMFVAYPLSRKDFVLRRPFSAIMVLTMYFGAGLIPTYLLYRSLGLLNTFWVYIIPALLGMFNVVVVRSYIESLPSSLIESAKIDGASEFRILWQIIFPLTLPAVATIALFIGVGHWNSWFDVYIFNSQRPDLSTLQYELQKILASVSMQVGRNPDYQMGAMADSQQVTPNSVRASMTIVATAPIIMVYPFLQRYFVKGLTLGSVKGE, from the coding sequence ATGTTAAAGAAAAAAACAACCGAGGATATTATTGTTGACCTGGTTGTTTATATAAGCTTGATATTTGTAGGTATTGTTACTTTATATCCTTTTTTAAATGTTCTTGCAATTTCATTTAACGATGCTCTTGATACAGTTAGAGGAGGAATTTACATCTGGCCAAGAAAGTGGACTTTAAAAAACTATGAAATTATTGTAAGCAATCCACAGATTTATAATGCAGCTTTAGTATCTGTTGCAAGAACTGTTCTGGGTACAGTTTTAGGTATTATTTGTACAATGTTTGTTGCTTATCCTCTTTCAAGAAAAGATTTTGTATTAAGACGGCCATTTTCAGCGATAATGGTTTTAACTATGTATTTTGGCGCTGGATTAATTCCTACCTATTTGTTGTACAGGTCGTTGGGGCTTTTAAATACATTCTGGGTTTATATAATACCTGCCCTTTTAGGTATGTTCAACGTGGTTGTTGTTAGAAGTTATATAGAGTCACTTCCTTCGAGCTTGATTGAATCTGCTAAGATTGATGGTGCAAGCGAATTTAGAATTTTGTGGCAGATAATCTTTCCGCTTACACTGCCAGCAGTTGCGACAATAGCGCTTTTTATAGGTGTTGGACACTGGAATTCCTGGTTTGATGTTTATATATTTAACTCACAAAGGCCTGATCTGAGTACTCTCCAGTATGAGCTTCAAAAAATTCTGGCATCTGTAAGTATGCAGGTAGGGAGAAACCCTGATTATCAGATGGGAGCAATGGCTGATTCTCAACAGGTTACACCAAACTCAGTAAGAGCGAGTATGACAATTGTTGCAACAGCTCCGATTATTATGGTATATCCATTTTTGCAAAGATATTTTGTAAAAGGTCTTACTCTTGGAAGTGTTAAAGGAGAATAA
- a CDS encoding sensor histidine kinase: MWWREVLKKIFKFSKERLLDKFDNLSVRKKLLLVYILCVLIPTIVSHLIFTIFIVKNLQQQKINQIKSAFNILNTNVKRVIDEAILYSNILYTDDLLNDMLDIDYHGMDDFYSNYIQYLRNRIYQGRNVYSNIARVTIYTNNPTILNSDGYKKLNIQEVNEWYNKLINNPQGIVVIPTSDSGVNGEEGYVSLIRNLNQYEQRSTATGNNSKYTKIAKIDIYLSSFFNSINFEVFGGEIYLLDNSNRIIAAHTYNSLIFTKPFIKFEEDKFIPEGSYVFVNNLDINLLNGWKLVGVFSRSYMMGEIYKAVEFILFISILSLLFATLLIRLITSSISNRLELLERHIRKVKKQHFEILTCKEGNDEIGSLIREVNNMTVRLKELIEKEMLSEIQKKTLEVEKKQAEINALQSQINPHFLFNTLDSIRMRSVLKNELETAEIIKYLTRTLRRLIYWGNDITTVQEEINFVEDFLKIQQYRFGEKLAYEIFVEEDAKNCLIPKMTIQPLVENACIHGIEEKEGNGRIVIRVKKEGIKLAIEVVDNGVGMNEKKLEELYANINNPLYDKSIGLKNVYRRLMLYYNDNAEFYIESSFQKGTKVIIKLPLELSAFVHRI, encoded by the coding sequence TTGTGGTGGAGAGAAGTGCTAAAAAAAATTTTTAAATTCTCAAAAGAAAGGCTGCTTGATAAATTTGATAATCTTTCTGTCAGAAAAAAGTTATTACTTGTATATATTCTCTGTGTTTTAATTCCCACAATAGTGAGCCATCTTATTTTTACCATTTTCATTGTAAAGAATCTTCAGCAGCAAAAAATAAATCAGATAAAAAGTGCCTTTAATATCTTAAATACAAATGTGAAAAGGGTCATTGATGAGGCAATATTGTACTCGAATATATTGTATACAGATGATTTACTCAATGATATGCTTGACATTGATTACCATGGTATGGATGATTTTTACTCTAATTATATTCAGTATCTGAGAAATAGAATATATCAGGGCAGAAATGTTTATTCCAATATTGCTCGTGTGACAATATATACGAATAATCCTACAATTTTGAATAGTGACGGTTACAAAAAATTAAATATTCAGGAAGTTAACGAATGGTATAATAAACTAATAAATAATCCACAGGGGATAGTTGTAATACCAACCAGCGACAGTGGAGTAAATGGAGAAGAAGGATATGTGTCGTTAATTAGAAATCTCAATCAATATGAACAAAGGAGCACCGCCACAGGTAACAATAGTAAGTATACCAAAATAGCCAAAATCGACATTTATCTTTCAAGCTTTTTTAATTCTATAAATTTTGAGGTATTTGGTGGAGAGATTTACTTGCTGGACAACAGCAACAGAATAATTGCAGCGCATACATATAATAGTCTAATCTTTACCAAACCATTTATAAAGTTCGAAGAAGATAAATTTATTCCAGAAGGTTCATATGTATTTGTTAATAATTTAGACATCAATCTTTTAAATGGTTGGAAACTGGTAGGCGTATTTTCTCGTTCGTATATGATGGGTGAAATATATAAAGCAGTGGAATTTATTTTATTTATTTCAATTTTAAGCTTATTATTTGCTACCTTATTAATAAGGCTTATAACTTCTTCTATATCAAATAGATTGGAACTTTTAGAGCGACATATACGAAAAGTGAAAAAACAGCATTTTGAGATTTTAACGTGTAAAGAGGGCAATGATGAGATTGGAAGCCTAATAAGAGAGGTTAATAATATGACAGTAAGACTCAAGGAACTAATAGAAAAAGAAATGCTTTCTGAAATCCAAAAGAAGACGCTTGAAGTAGAAAAAAAGCAGGCGGAGATAAATGCGCTTCAGAGCCAGATAAATCCACATTTTCTTTTCAACACACTGGATTCAATAAGAATGCGTTCTGTTTTAAAGAACGAGCTGGAGACTGCTGAAATAATAAAATATTTAACAAGAACCTTAAGAAGGCTAATTTATTGGGGAAATGATATAACCACAGTTCAGGAAGAAATAAATTTTGTAGAAGATTTTCTAAAGATACAACAATACAGATTTGGTGAAAAGCTGGCATATGAAATTTTTGTAGAAGAAGATGCTAAAAACTGTTTAATTCCAAAGATGACCATTCAACCACTTGTGGAAAATGCATGTATACATGGAATTGAAGAAAAAGAAGGTAATGGTAGGATAGTGATTCGAGTTAAAAAAGAGGGTATAAAATTAGCAATAGAGGTTGTTGACAATGGTGTAGGTATGAATGAAAAAAAGCTTGAAGAGCTTTACGCTAATATCAATAATCCGTTATATGATAAAAGTATTGGACTTAAAAATGTTTACAGAAGATTAATGCTTTATTATAACGACAATGCTGAGTTTTATATTGAAAGTTCTTTTCAGAAAGGTACCAAGGTTATTATCAAACTTCCTTTAGAATTGTCAGCATTTGTTCATAGAATATAG
- a CDS encoding ISLre2-like element ISCow1 family transposase has translation MFDNIITKIEELLNRFGEGIVEILRGEKDIAMYSMELKEKMDEIGKEMIKEACGLVDEIVRNEKKRKARYEVVRKDKRSIKTIFGDVEYIRTYYKNKEEGGYVYLADEILGIEKYQRIDKAVKAAIVEKVVEISYEKAAKEVLGEEKMTRQSVMNILRRIEAAQLDRIEHNKKGVAGSKKVVKELYIEADEDHISLQNGEGKIAKLAYINEGYKEEKGIVKRKELKGVHYFSSIKERPEDFWSKVSEYIEEHYETEKIEKIYLLGDGAAWIKEGLEWIVGAEFVLDRFHLMREVIKISGGDKNIFAGIVEALRDKDREKFEGLVAKAMEKAGEDKRALKRINESRRYIANHWDNIVLELDNRIIKGCSAEGHVSHVLADRMSSRPRGWSEQGAEVMVKLLSLKYNGVNLKEAYLKEICGKEEKEEKILKEIVRKNVKKIRKQIEETRNNVPILARGKVDLTFRVLKGLSTGDFLNAVVF, from the coding sequence ATGTTTGATAATATTATAACAAAAATAGAGGAACTTTTAAATAGATTTGGAGAAGGGATAGTGGAGATATTAAGAGGTGAGAAAGATATAGCGATGTATTCAATGGAATTGAAGGAGAAGATGGATGAGATAGGGAAGGAGATGATAAAAGAGGCATGCGGACTTGTAGATGAGATTGTAAGGAATGAAAAGAAGAGGAAGGCAAGGTATGAGGTTGTAAGGAAAGATAAGAGGAGCATAAAGACAATATTTGGAGATGTGGAATATATAAGGACGTACTACAAGAATAAAGAAGAGGGAGGGTATGTGTATTTAGCAGATGAAATTTTGGGGATAGAGAAATATCAAAGAATAGACAAAGCAGTCAAAGCAGCAATAGTTGAGAAAGTAGTGGAAATATCATATGAAAAAGCAGCCAAAGAAGTATTAGGAGAAGAGAAAATGACAAGACAAAGTGTAATGAATATTTTGAGGAGGATAGAGGCAGCTCAGTTAGATAGAATCGAGCATAATAAAAAAGGAGTTGCAGGCAGTAAAAAAGTGGTAAAAGAACTTTATATAGAGGCAGATGAAGATCATATTTCGTTACAAAACGGAGAAGGGAAGATAGCGAAGCTTGCGTACATAAATGAGGGATATAAAGAAGAGAAAGGGATTGTCAAAAGAAAGGAATTAAAAGGGGTGCATTATTTTAGCAGTATTAAAGAGAGACCAGAAGATTTTTGGTCAAAAGTAAGTGAATATATAGAGGAGCACTATGAAACGGAGAAGATAGAGAAGATATATTTGTTAGGGGATGGAGCGGCATGGATAAAGGAAGGGCTTGAATGGATAGTGGGTGCAGAATTTGTATTAGACAGGTTTCATCTAATGAGAGAGGTAATCAAAATAAGCGGTGGAGATAAGAATATTTTTGCTGGGATAGTAGAAGCATTGAGGGATAAGGATAGAGAGAAGTTTGAGGGATTGGTAGCTAAAGCGATGGAAAAGGCTGGAGAGGACAAAAGAGCGTTGAAGAGGATAAATGAAAGTAGGAGATATATAGCCAATCATTGGGATAATATAGTATTAGAGTTAGATAATAGGATTATAAAAGGATGTAGTGCAGAAGGGCATGTAAGCCACGTATTAGCAGATAGGATGAGTTCAAGACCAAGAGGATGGAGCGAACAAGGAGCAGAAGTGATGGTAAAGTTATTGAGCTTGAAGTATAATGGTGTAAACTTGAAAGAAGCATATTTAAAAGAGATTTGTGGCAAGGAAGAGAAAGAAGAAAAAATATTGAAAGAAATTGTGAGAAAAAATGTTAAGAAGATAAGGAAACAGATTGAGGAGACGAGGAATAATGTGCCAATTTTAGCAAGAGGAAAAGTTGATTTGACGTTTAGAGTACTGAAAGGCCTAAGTACTGGAGATTTCTTAAATGCAGTCGTATTTTAA
- a CDS encoding alpha-glucuronidase family glycosyl hydrolase — protein MILSRNGHQNYTMCWLSYKPVIKEDYPQYVEEFLGQIILLEKNIYFENAANELKKALSILFETEPKLINASSLYVESGIILGKVTNENLRGFITDVEKEAVGEEGFIIKVIDENKKKYIIVASRSEKGIIYGIFHLISQFRLKVKLKELNCIENPKTSLRIINHWDNMDGSIERGYAGKSIFFANGRIKRNYKRIWDYARLLASIGINGVVINNVNVRDKAIWLITPKYLNDLSKIAEVFRLYGIKLYLSINFASPIYIGGLDTADPLDKSVQKWWKDTVKTIYSYIPDFGGFLVKADSEFNPGPYVYGRTHADGANMLAEALGPYKGIVIWRAFVYNCLQDWRDTKTDRAKAAYDNFKPLDGKFSENVILQIKYGPMDFQVREPVSPLFGAMEKTNQMMEFQITQEYTGQQIHLCYLGTLWKEILEFDTYCKGKGSYVKRIVDGSLFGRKYAGFAGVSNIGDSINWTGHDLAQANLWTFGKLAWDPDKKIEDIAREWTILTFGDDKKVVDNILWMLLNSHTAYEKYTTPLGLGWMVNPGHHYGPNPEGYEYSKWGTYHRADTKAIGVDRTSRGTGYTLQYSKMWQEIFDDINKCPEELLLFFHRVPYDFKLKNGKTLIQFMYDSHFEGVEMVDELIEKWEELRGKIDEEIFNRVHERLKMQKEHAIEWRDVINTYFYRKTGIPDEKGRVIYP, from the coding sequence ATGATTTTATCAAGGAATGGTCATCAAAACTATACTATGTGTTGGCTTTCTTATAAGCCTGTAATTAAGGAAGACTATCCACAATACGTTGAAGAATTTTTAGGACAAATAATTTTATTGGAGAAAAATATTTATTTCGAAAATGCCGCAAATGAACTTAAAAAAGCATTGAGTATATTATTTGAGACTGAACCAAAATTAATCAATGCTTCAAGTCTTTATGTTGAAAGTGGAATTATTTTAGGTAAGGTGACAAATGAAAATCTTAGAGGTTTTATAACCGATGTTGAGAAAGAAGCGGTGGGTGAGGAAGGATTTATAATAAAAGTTATAGATGAAAATAAGAAAAAATACATCATTGTTGCATCAAGGAGCGAAAAGGGAATAATATACGGAATATTCCATCTAATAAGCCAATTTAGGCTTAAAGTAAAATTGAAAGAACTCAATTGCATAGAGAACCCCAAAACCTCATTACGGATTATTAACCACTGGGATAATATGGATGGAAGTATTGAAAGAGGATATGCAGGCAAGTCAATATTTTTTGCAAATGGCAGAATAAAACGCAATTATAAACGTATATGGGATTATGCAAGGCTTCTTGCCTCAATTGGAATAAACGGTGTTGTAATAAATAATGTGAATGTAAGAGATAAAGCCATATGGTTGATAACACCCAAATATCTAAATGACCTCTCAAAAATAGCAGAAGTTTTCAGACTCTATGGAATAAAACTTTATCTTAGCATAAACTTTGCAAGCCCTATTTATATTGGAGGTCTTGACACTGCAGACCCACTTGACAAAAGCGTTCAAAAGTGGTGGAAGGACACTGTAAAAACTATTTACAGCTACATACCAGACTTTGGAGGATTTTTGGTTAAAGCTGACTCTGAATTCAATCCTGGACCGTATGTATACGGTAGAACACATGCAGATGGAGCAAACATGCTTGCAGAGGCATTAGGACCTTATAAAGGAATTGTCATCTGGCGCGCATTTGTTTACAACTGCCTGCAGGATTGGAGAGATACAAAGACAGACAGGGCAAAGGCTGCATATGACAATTTTAAACCACTTGATGGGAAATTTTCTGAAAATGTCATTTTACAGATAAAGTATGGTCCGATGGATTTTCAGGTAAGGGAACCTGTCTCACCTCTTTTTGGCGCTATGGAAAAGACAAACCAGATGATGGAGTTTCAAATAACACAAGAATATACAGGGCAGCAAATTCATCTTTGCTACTTAGGAACGCTATGGAAAGAAATTTTAGAGTTTGACACATACTGCAAAGGAAAAGGTTCATATGTAAAGAGAATAGTGGATGGAAGTCTATTTGGAAGGAAATATGCAGGATTTGCCGGTGTTTCAAACATCGGGGATAGCATCAACTGGACGGGTCATGACCTTGCGCAGGCAAATCTTTGGACGTTTGGGAAACTTGCGTGGGACCCAGATAAAAAGATTGAAGATATAGCAAGAGAGTGGACCATTTTAACATTTGGAGACGACAAAAAAGTGGTTGACAACATTTTATGGATGCTTCTTAATTCTCACACCGCCTACGAAAAGTATACAACGCCGCTTGGGCTTGGCTGGATGGTAAATCCAGGTCATCACTATGGTCCAAACCCGGAAGGGTATGAGTATTCAAAGTGGGGAACGTATCATCGGGCAGACACAAAAGCAATTGGGGTTGACAGAACTTCAAGAGGGACAGGTTATACATTGCAATATAGTAAGATGTGGCAGGAAATATTCGATGATATAAATAAATGTCCTGAAGAACTTCTTCTATTTTTCCACAGGGTGCCATATGATTTTAAGCTAAAAAATGGAAAGACGCTGATCCAATTCATGTATGATTCGCATTTTGAAGGAGTGGAGATGGTAGATGAACTTATAGAAAAGTGGGAGGAACTAAGAGGAAAGATTGATGAGGAAATCTTCAACAGAGTACATGAAAGATTAAAAATGCAAAAAGAGCATGCAATAGAATGGAGAGATGTTATTAACACATATTTCTATAGAAAGACAGGAATACCTGATGAAAAAGGAAGAGTGATATACCCATAA